A single window of Xylocopilactobacillus apicola DNA harbors:
- a CDS encoding BspA family leucine-rich repeat surface protein produces the protein MSGPLPMFSGVSTDLTSLVSDKYAFNPIMSETSRIKLFTSVQNADNCTVKPYDGSIPINGIPPIDPSNPIDPSNPIDPSNPIGPTTPSYYIMEGAPNASTMGMGAEFSYHFFGTDDKGFPFSQTITARVASRLGGGGGAPGPEAIVVAPIGAVYFRSQNRNFEVSVNLQSNDVPKNGHLTLSLSPGYSADISFWFMGKFTKLYTRSDTVLEKTELGPSTLYLENRGAFEDLERTQFTGTYETPSSFDLTVSYGDHGARSINMLSGFLPTSLVKFGEQKKFRKVGTDERSGNLVFRPNQVRSLYSIQHEVATPSSSSDYLSKYQVDDDLSTAWKVDASTIDITDEQNTDVTGKFDISVSPTNHLTITAKAASLSAANFYGHTYTYDVKGSLNPETADTWQNDLEQPNLNSSQFILGYPNTATLTQQVGSNTPVVSSSEQVRNNIVVFKPQLRFDKNTHTRLDLPVSGVVKNGYASSFINRPYLDFYLTYRDINGVRKTQPWNLKNPTTPVQNRLVLLQADTFANWSAMLPADFDGNSDQTVSVTIKDQEGVKARDFFLYEMWWKMQGDSLAIYPHELNAEVDAPNGQWPWYATQKNNIKSIKIKPGVTAKKSLDHLFAGLSRAESIQGLENLNTSNVENFNAMFLSNGFSGTLDLSSLNTTKATSMANFMANCGAKEVTFGPNFDTTNVTDFSHFFDSVSRLNEIDLSKFKISDSASTTGMLGRAKQVWKLTLGANSKLSADAGLHSPTEGEVFTDSADPTVKWYPTSTSWREVKESEGGSAHKPKGDVITATQILADSKTRTDLRTYVFDQTGKQSLAITGTPDFGMYTGGQKESSQLQLKMTNNQNGKNGKNWEISAAMTKQFHLTDDPTKVVAGDPLSIKVINRNKISKLSSTVQKVYDGTSTDLYRDEETIPFTLIFETDPANSQLGEFIRLNLHLRLLMKHHNYKTVGKFPTVF, from the coding sequence TTGTCTGGTCCGTTGCCGATGTTTAGTGGTGTGAGTACAGATTTGACGAGTTTAGTATCAGATAAGTATGCATTTAATCCAATTATGAGTGAAACTTCAAGAATCAAGCTTTTTACTTCTGTACAAAATGCAGATAATTGTACAGTTAAACCGTATGATGGCAGCATTCCAATAAATGGTATTCCTCCAATAGACCCATCGAATCCAATAGACCCATCGAATCCAATAGACCCATCGAATCCGATAGGTCCAACAACTCCATCGTATTATATAATGGAAGGTGCACCGAATGCTTCCACTATGGGAATGGGCGCAGAGTTTAGTTATCATTTCTTTGGAACTGATGATAAAGGGTTCCCTTTTTCACAAACAATAACAGCTCGTGTTGCCTCACGTCTAGGAGGAGGAGGTGGCGCACCTGGACCAGAGGCTATTGTGGTAGCTCCTATTGGTGCAGTTTATTTTCGTTCTCAAAATCGAAATTTTGAGGTGAGTGTTAATCTTCAATCTAATGACGTGCCGAAAAATGGGCACCTTACTCTGAGTCTTAGTCCAGGGTACAGTGCTGATATCTCATTTTGGTTTATGGGTAAATTTACTAAACTTTATACGCGTAGTGACACGGTGCTGGAAAAAACTGAATTGGGACCTTCTACTTTATATCTTGAAAATCGAGGTGCTTTTGAAGATCTGGAGCGAACCCAGTTTACTGGTACTTATGAGACGCCTTCCTCTTTCGACTTAACAGTTAGTTATGGTGATCATGGTGCTAGAAGTATAAATATGTTATCTGGCTTCTTGCCAACTTCACTAGTTAAGTTTGGGGAACAAAAAAAGTTTAGAAAAGTTGGAACTGATGAAAGAAGTGGCAATCTAGTGTTTCGACCTAATCAAGTTCGCTCTCTTTATTCAATCCAACACGAGGTTGCGACCCCAAGCAGCTCGAGCGATTATCTATCGAAATATCAAGTTGATGATGATCTTTCTACTGCCTGGAAAGTTGACGCCAGTACGATTGACATCACTGATGAACAGAATACTGATGTCACAGGGAAATTCGATATTTCAGTCAGTCCGACCAATCATCTGACAATTACGGCTAAGGCTGCGAGTCTCAGTGCTGCGAACTTCTACGGGCATACTTACACTTATGATGTCAAAGGTTCTCTTAATCCTGAGACTGCCGACACTTGGCAGAATGATCTGGAACAACCAAATTTGAATAGCTCTCAGTTTATTTTAGGCTATCCTAATACGGCAACTTTAACTCAACAAGTTGGCAGTAATACGCCTGTAGTTAGTAGTTCTGAACAAGTTAGAAATAATATTGTTGTTTTTAAGCCACAACTGAGATTTGATAAAAACACTCATACTAGATTAGATTTGCCGGTTAGTGGGGTAGTCAAGAATGGGTATGCAAGTTCATTTATCAACCGACCGTACCTAGATTTCTATTTGACCTATCGTGATATTAACGGGGTGAGGAAAACTCAGCCGTGGAATTTAAAAAATCCGACTACGCCGGTTCAAAATCGTTTAGTCCTCCTGCAAGCAGATACCTTTGCAAATTGGTCAGCCATGCTTCCTGCAGATTTTGACGGCAATTCAGATCAAACAGTTTCTGTGACAATTAAAGATCAAGAAGGTGTCAAAGCAAGGGACTTCTTTCTCTACGAGATGTGGTGGAAAATGCAAGGTGATTCGTTAGCCATTTATCCACATGAATTAAACGCAGAAGTTGATGCGCCAAATGGTCAGTGGCCTTGGTATGCAACCCAGAAGAATAATATCAAGTCAATCAAAATCAAGCCAGGGGTAACTGCTAAGAAATCGTTAGACCATTTGTTTGCCGGTTTAAGCAGAGCAGAATCGATTCAGGGACTGGAGAATTTGAATACCTCAAATGTTGAGAACTTTAATGCGATGTTTCTTTCAAATGGGTTCTCGGGGACGCTCGATTTATCAAGTCTGAATACGACCAAGGCAACAAGTATGGCTAATTTTATGGCTAACTGTGGAGCTAAAGAGGTAACTTTCGGTCCAAATTTTGATACAACAAATGTTACTGATTTCAGTCATTTCTTTGATTCTGTAAGTCGCTTAAATGAAATCGATTTGTCGAAGTTCAAGATTAGTGACAGCGCAAGCACGACTGGCATGCTTGGTCGAGCTAAACAAGTTTGGAAACTAACTCTTGGAGCCAATTCCAAATTGTCAGCAGATGCGGGATTACATTCACCGACCGAAGGAGAAGTATTTACAGATAGTGCCGATCCGACAGTTAAGTGGTATCCGACGAGTACCAGCTGGCGGGAAGTAAAAGAGTCAGAGGGCGGCAGTGCTCACAAGCCAAAAGGTGATGTAATTACCGCCACACAGATTCTTGCCGATTCCAAAACTCGAACTGACCTTAGAACTTATGTATTCGATCAGACAGGGAAGCAATCTTTGGCTATTACAGGCACGCCAGACTTTGGCATGTATACCGGAGGTCAGAAGGAAAGTTCGCAATTGCAATTGAAAATGACGAATAATCAGAATGGGAAGAACGGCAAGAATTGGGAAATATCGGCAGCAATGACGAAGCAATTCCATTTGACTGACGATCCGACCAAAGTTGTCGCCGGAGATCCGCTGTCGATCAAAGTCATCAATCGAAATAAGATCAGCAAGCTTAGTTCGACGGTTCAGAAGGTTTATGACGGCACCTCGACTGATTTGTATCGAGATGAAGAGACAATTCCGTTCACGTTAATCTTTGAAACAGATCCAGCTAATTCCCAGCTAGGGGAATTTATACGTCTGAACTTACATTTACGCTTGTTAATGAAACACCATAACTACAAAACCGTCGGGAAATTCCCGACGGTTTTTTGA